The stretch of DNA AATTCCTTGACCCTTTGTTTAAGGAGGATTCAGCAGTTCAAATGTGAAATGTGTATACCAACAGTAAAACCTATCACTCATTCAGTGCATCGTCAGTTTCGCAAGTTAATGGCGTTATGGCTGCCATGAAATCTCCCAAGCTTTCATCACCCAGaatttattgatttcttttctttcttttctaaacattttttttttgccatggaGTCAAAATTTCAGGTTTCGCTACTTTAATTTGTAAACCTgattatatttctatttaatGAGATTTACATTCATTGTAAAAACAGTAAAGCCCTAGCACTCTAGGAGCCCCTAGCTATCAACTCACATTCCACGTACGTAAATCCTGACCCATGTTGatcttttcatattatttaatgaaaatactttttggaagaCTTAAGTAGGCAGGAGTCAACATCGATCAGACGATCAATGGGGAGTGAAGCTGATAAGAAGAAGTTCACTTGGGTGATTAAGAATTTTCCCTCTTTGCAATCTGAAAAACTATATTCTGATCAGTTCGTGATTGGCCGCTACAGATGGTAATTATAGGAAGACAACTTGTCTTTTAATATTTTCGTcctaattaattagttttaccgTTTACGTTTACGTGATATATTAGTTCTCCTTCGTTTTTCTGATTGTTCTCTATGGTTTCTGCTTACATGCGTCTTCTGGCCTTTCCCAAGGAAATTAATAAATCTGATAATTTGTCTCTATATCTTGACGTTTCCTCTTAATGAACTCAATAtagtttgtgtttgtttaatcTATAACAAGATTGTTAAAGTACTATAAGATTTATATATCGTTGGGCCCTTAACCAATATTTTGCAAACGTTGCGTTTCATTATTTTTCCATTCCCAAGAACAAAGAGCAAAACCATGTGAGAGTTCTGAATTTGTGTGCCATTTCgatatttgtttcattaattCTGAAAAAGTAATGACCTAAAACTGTTAAATTTTACTCTGATACCAAAGGCGATATTGGAATGTGGGGCTATTGTATTCGGTGTTTTATATTAGTTGTTCAAATGTttcaatttaaacaaaattttcttccAATCCTTTGTTAATTTCTCTTTCGGGTTGCGTAACAACAAACCTTATTTTTCAGTGGCACAAAAGATTGGAGAAGTagataacaaaaatcaattGCACGAGCAAAACGCCAACAATAATAACCAAAAAGCAAAGATCCACACTTGTTTGGCCGAAACTTTTCGTCTTTGAAGACCAAAAGCTTGTAGAAAACCGTGAATAAGCAGactaatcaaaataaattaaacaaactGAAAACTAAACAAGAACACCAACTCAAAAGTGAAAACTCCATAACAAAAGTCcattgagaaaaagaagagatccAACAATGCGTTGCATCATTGACGGATCTATATTAACGCTATAACCATGATGCATATCATCAATAGGGGAAGCCACTTAATTAGGTCatcatttttatcaaacaacGAGAAAGGAGCTCTGACGGCCAAAACATCtgccttctccttcttcagaaGAGCTAGCTTCAAGGCTTGAACACTTATGCTTCAAATCCTTAAACTCTTCCTCAGTATATTTTCATAACAATCCTTAATATTTCTATTTCTAATAGCCATGAAGAAAAGAGGAGTTGACTAGTTGAGAAATCCACTGTCACAACAAAaggatataaaaaataaaaactagagaaTCTGAGTCACTGGTGAATTTCATTTTACACAATATCACTGAAATCAAGTGGAGCACGAGCAGCCATAGCCAGTTCCTTCTCAATCTTCAGTTCGTTCTCGAAATAAAACAAACTTTTGTTTCTGCACCTCTCCTTGGAATTCTTTGATCCGAGCGCCACTTTCTtgctcttccttcttctttaggTAAACATTCAAAAGCTTCATCTTAAGCCAATCCAACTTAAACCCTGCATCTTCCAGGTCAAAAAGTGTCTTGTCTGCTTCGTCTAAGTCCTCATCAGTTAGCTCATGAGGCGATCGACAAAAAATTCCAATAAGATCAAGGAGGACATCAATGTAAGCTGTTTTGAGCTGTTGTTTCTTTGGACGAAAACCTGATGCAGTGCCCGGGTGCCTTTCGAATATTTGCCTCACCAGTTTGACCTATCATAAAAATACCgtataaaacaagaaacaaacaaaaaaacataaaattagcGGAGATTCAAAATTTGATTACCTGTGAAGAAGGAACTTGAAACCCATTGACGTCCACTATTTCATCATTACTCATCAGAATAAAATAACTTAAattgactctctttttttgttttccgatCCTTTCTTTTGATCACATTGTTATTTCAGGCAATATTTAAACAGCAAGAGcatgaagaagagaaatccAAAGGATCAATACCCTTGTTGATGAAAATACATGCATCTCtgtttccaaaaattataataaaagaaaatgcatGCATTTGTATATAGACTTATGAGAAAAGCCTTGGCTCCTCGTGATAAATGATGAGACAGctgatttaagaaaaaaataacatacgTTCGTTTGGCTTCGACTCTTCAGTTTTCCAAGATTAGTTTTTCATCAGGAAAAACAATGCTTTAAAGACACATTGAGAACCCTTAACCACACTGAAAACTTATATGTAATGTGTGAACATAAATTCTCTTAACTGCTGAGAAAAATcttctaactatttttttatttttattttatctttagaAGGGAGAAAGCAAAAGAACAGGCCAGGTCACTCTAGTACTATAGCAGAACCTAAATCTAATTGCCTAActtaaaataaccaatattatcaaaaaactcatcatcataatcataatcatcatcatcttcttcatcttcatcttcatcttcatcatcatcatcttcatcttcaccaccatcatcatcagacAGCGAGAGGGGAGCTATGGCAGCCAAAACCTctgccttctccttctccaactGGGCTTCGAGGTCTGAACACTTAAGCTTCAAATCCTTCAACTCTTGTTCAATTTCTTGAATCCGAGTCTCACCAGcttcacctttcttcttctttttagacACTTGATCAAGTTTCTTCCTCAACCAATCCAACATAAATCCACACTCATTCATGGGTTCCAGTAAAGCATATGCATCTGCCAGTTCATCTTTAGAGATTTCCTTAGGCGACCGGCGCAGAGTCTCAGTCACGCTGAGTATGGCATTGATGAACCCTGTCTTCACATATTGGTTTTTTATACGGCTGTTTTTTGCAATTTCCGGGTGTCCTTCAATCAAACGGTTCAAAGATTTCACCTGCGGGTGAAAACACAAATGATTACTTACTTATTCCTGTAGCGtgtaaataatataaagaaactGATGAAGGTTTCTTACCTGTGAAGAAAGAACTTGAAACCCCTTGACATCCATATATGATATTGTTTCCTCTCGTACCTCTGCTTTGCCAATAACTTCAAGAACTTCAACGTCGGCCACAATCTTTAAGTCTCCGTTCACCACCCACCCACTATATGGTTAAAGTTTGGTATGAGGAGCCATTGTTGGGAAACCCCAAGAGACAGAATTCAGATCAAACAGGTGGTTTGCTTCTGTAAAGTCACGAAACATATATAAAGCGAATCTAGTCAAAACAAGCCTTTCTTGCACAACAATACATAACTAGAATCTCGCAATAGCACAAGACCGCCACGGCGCCACGACGAAAAAGTAAGAATCATAATAATTAATTGAAGTTTAAAATtcatattgtaatatataagcgAGGGTAGCTAGAAAAATAACACTCACCTCGCACGAAAGAGTTATGCGTAACATAATGTGgtatagtaaaagaaaattttgcgTTTCTTCTCCATCCACAAGGCAATAATTCATGATCAGCAACCTCAAGATACAGAGACAAATAACCATGTTCATCATAACTCTTTCCATTGGGATAAGCCAGAAGGCGCCtgcaagcaaaaaaacaaagaaaacaatcaagCCGACCAAACggagaatatattatatatatcctgtaaacctaaacctaaagaAAAGTTCGTCTTCGTACCAGTTGCAGCCATCAACCACGAATACGTCAGAATAGATACGCTCGGATTGCAGATAATTAAAATTCTTAATCACCCAAGTGAAACTCTTAGCAACTGGCTTCTCCAttgatcttgatgatgatgatgatgactcgtACTCCAACGACACAACAATCTTGAGACACGCCACAAAAATAAAGAGTAAGATTGTACTTTAATTGGTATATAGCATTGTAAGCAAATCTTTTCCTACAATTTACCACACACACCGTAGAAAACGAAGAGAGTCGATGGAAAAATAATGCTTAGGGCTTTACCACACAGCTTCATAAGTTTTCGGCTCCTATAGTTTGTGGGGTTAAAACATAGTTGGGCCCAGGCGgtcaaaaaatttatatatagttgggCCCTTAACCAGTATTTGCATTAGGGTTATATTAAATGctgaaaattcaaaacaaaattttcaaaataagcaaagtaatcaaaataaaaccaattGAAAACTAAACAAGAACACCAACTGAAAACTCCATAACAAAAGTCCATTGAGAAAATTAGAAGAGATCCACCAATATAATCATGATGCACAACATCAATAGGGGAAGCCACATAATTAGGTCATCATCTGTAACAAAGAACGAGGAAGGAGTTCTGGCTGCCAAAACATCtgccttctccttcttcagaaGAGCTTCAAGGCTTGAACACTTCTGCTTCAAATCCTTA from Camelina sativa cultivar DH55 chromosome 9, Cs, whole genome shotgun sequence encodes:
- the LOC104715764 gene encoding LOW QUALITY PROTEIN: MATH domain and coiled-coil domain-containing protein At3g58250 (The sequence of the model RefSeq protein was modified relative to this genomic sequence to represent the inferred CDS: substituted 1 base at 1 genomic stop codon), with translation MEKPVAKSFTWVIKNFNYLQSERIYSDVFVVDGCNWRLLAYPNGKSYDEHGYLSLYLEVADHELLPCGWRRNAKFSFTIPHYVTHNSFVRGESNHLFDLNSVSWGFPTMAPHTKLXPYSGWVVNGDLKIVADVEVLEVIGKAEVREETISYMDVKGFQVLSSQVKSVNHLFERHPNIATKLNINNQYLKTGYMNVLLSLTETVHRSPKEISKDDLVDAYVALESMTANRFKLDWLEKKLDQVSEKKEKEVAGETRMREIEGELKDLKRKCSDIEAQLEKVKRKSSDLEAQFEKEKAEVLAAITPLSLSDDNVFDDFF